In one Denitratisoma sp. genomic region, the following are encoded:
- a CDS encoding 4Fe-4S binding protein, translating into MAQAADLPAVYPQVRSIFPDAEAYGGFEGTPPSAAVYKGGKPIGYIFLTEDVLRIPAYSGKPINTMVGLDLEGRIAGLAIVNHDEPILAVGITPERLNRYVAQYEGKSAFDKVIIGARREGHIAIDGITGATITVMVENATVMRSARMVAEARGIRHPGLPPPPKEDAAAAPATVPASGVAAPASPSVPDAPPERQVRPKAADLPAPAATAAETPTKPARQERKPAATPRPVHGAVPLSHEFPPQAISPPPAKPGTWTPPQEEPVWIAIWQNRAFEIGVLVVGLSVLFTILIFQDWLARHPNLLNYVRNAFHVYTLFFIGWYGLAQLSVINVLTFTGSVMSGFRWEHFLIDPMLFILWSFVAMTLLLWGRGVYCGWLCPFGALQELILIAARKLKLPEIEFSDAVHERLVALKYIVLILLFGVSLQSIAQAAWYAEIEPFKTVIAMRFQREWEYVLYAIALIGLAAVNRKFYCKYLCPLGAALAIPGRFRLFEWWLRRRKECGKPCQVCANRCSVRAVRPTGEINANECHYCLDCQVIYYNDKVCLPLIDRRKRREQQLVRGQEAGGNNPLGSVVVSESNAAGMEGTGKH; encoded by the coding sequence ATGGCGCAGGCCGCCGACCTGCCTGCCGTCTATCCGCAGGTGCGCAGCATCTTCCCCGATGCCGAGGCCTATGGGGGATTCGAAGGCACGCCGCCATCCGCCGCCGTCTACAAGGGCGGCAAGCCGATCGGTTATATCTTTCTCACCGAGGACGTGCTGCGCATTCCGGCGTATTCCGGCAAGCCGATCAACACCATGGTCGGCCTTGACCTCGAGGGACGCATCGCCGGACTGGCCATCGTCAATCACGACGAGCCGATCCTCGCCGTCGGCATCACGCCGGAACGGCTCAACCGCTATGTCGCCCAATACGAGGGCAAGTCCGCATTCGACAAGGTCATCATCGGCGCCAGGCGCGAAGGCCACATCGCCATCGACGGCATCACCGGCGCCACCATCACCGTCATGGTCGAGAACGCCACGGTGATGCGTTCCGCCAGGATGGTGGCAGAGGCGCGCGGCATTCGCCATCCCGGACTGCCGCCGCCCCCCAAGGAGGACGCTGCAGCAGCGCCGGCGACGGTTCCCGCGAGCGGAGTGGCAGCCCCGGCGTCTCCTTCGGTCCCTGACGCCCCTCCAGAGCGGCAGGTCCGGCCGAAGGCAGCAGACTTGCCGGCCCCGGCAGCGACTGCGGCCGAGACGCCGACGAAACCCGCCAGACAGGAAAGGAAACCGGCAGCGACCCCGCGCCCGGTGCACGGCGCAGTGCCGCTTTCGCACGAATTCCCGCCACAGGCCATCTCGCCTCCGCCGGCGAAGCCGGGCACGTGGACGCCGCCGCAGGAGGAGCCGGTCTGGATCGCCATCTGGCAGAACCGCGCTTTCGAGATCGGCGTCCTGGTGGTCGGGCTGTCGGTGCTCTTCACCATCCTGATCTTCCAGGATTGGCTGGCGCGTCATCCGAATCTTCTGAATTACGTCCGCAACGCCTTCCACGTCTACACCCTGTTCTTCATCGGCTGGTATGGCCTCGCCCAGCTGTCGGTGATCAACGTCCTGACGTTCACCGGTTCCGTCATGAGCGGTTTCCGATGGGAACATTTCCTCATCGATCCGATGCTGTTCATCCTCTGGTCCTTCGTCGCCATGACCCTGCTGCTGTGGGGGCGCGGCGTCTACTGCGGCTGGTTGTGCCCGTTCGGCGCCCTGCAGGAGCTGATCCTGATCGCGGCGCGCAAGCTGAAGCTGCCGGAGATCGAGTTCAGCGACGCCGTCCATGAGCGGCTGGTCGCGCTCAAGTACATCGTCCTGATCCTCCTGTTCGGCGTCTCCCTGCAGTCGATCGCCCAGGCCGCCTGGTACGCCGAGATCGAGCCGTTCAAGACGGTCATCGCCATGCGCTTCCAGCGGGAATGGGAATATGTCCTCTACGCGATCGCACTGATCGGACTGGCGGCGGTGAACCGCAAGTTCTACTGCAAATACCTCTGTCCTCTGGGGGCGGCGCTGGCCATTCCCGGGCGCTTCCGGCTGTTCGAATGGTGGCTGCGGCGGCGCAAGGAATGCGGCAAGCCCTGCCAGGTCTGCGCCAACCGCTGCTCGGTGCGGGCCGTCCGGCCGACCGGCGAGATCAACGCCAATGAATGCCATTACTGCCTGGACTGCCAGGTCATCTACTACAACGACAAGGTCTGCCTGCCTTTGATCGACCGGCGCAAGCGCCGCGAACAGCAGTTGGTGCGCGGCCAGGAAGCGGGGGGCAATAACCCCTTAGGATCTGTGGTTGTCTCTGAAAGCAATGCGGCCGGCATGGAGGGGACGGGTAAACATTGA
- a CDS encoding cupredoxin domain-containing protein — protein sequence MRKPIRLLAVPCALTFLAMLPWPASAQTAEVGIREYKYDPAELKVKAGTTVKWTNNEKRTSHSILFTGPGGFESERIFPGESWQRVFDKPGSYPYTCGPHPEMKGRIEVTE from the coding sequence ATGCGAAAGCCGATCCGCTTGCTCGCCGTTCCCTGCGCACTGACTTTCCTGGCCATGCTGCCTTGGCCGGCATCGGCGCAGACGGCTGAAGTCGGCATCAGGGAGTACAAGTACGATCCGGCGGAACTGAAGGTCAAGGCCGGCACCACGGTGAAGTGGACAAACAACGAAAAGCGCACCAGCCATTCGATCCTGTTCACCGGGCCGGGCGGTTTCGAGTCGGAGCGGATCTTCCCCGGCGAATCCTGGCAGCGCGTTTTCGACAAGCCGGGAAGCTATCCCTATACTTGCGGACCGCACCCCGAAATGAAGGGCAGAATCGAAGTCACGGAATAG